In a single window of the Salifodinibacter halophilus genome:
- a CDS encoding ATP-binding cassette domain-containing protein: protein QIGPIDLDIRRGEVTFIVGGNGSGKSTLSKLLTLHYSASEGEILFGEQRLDADNFAAYRQRICAIYSDYYLFDRLLC from the coding sequence CCAGATCGGCCCGATCGACCTGGACATCCGCCGCGGCGAGGTGACTTTCATCGTTGGCGGCAACGGTTCGGGCAAGTCGACCCTGAGCAAGCTGCTGACCCTGCATTACTCGGCCAGCGAAGGCGAAATCCTGTTCGGCGAGCAGCGCCTGGACGCGGACAACTTCGCCGCCTACCGCCAGCGGATCTGCGCGATCTATTCCGACTACTACCTGTTCGACCGCCTGCTGTGC